A DNA window from Phoenix dactylifera cultivar Barhee BC4 chromosome 13, palm_55x_up_171113_PBpolish2nd_filt_p, whole genome shotgun sequence contains the following coding sequences:
- the LOC120112919 gene encoding LOW QUALITY PROTEIN: pectin acetylesterase 5-like (The sequence of the model RefSeq protein was modified relative to this genomic sequence to represent the inferred CDS: deleted 2 bases in 1 codon) yields the protein MTALGSSRYMERQISFLAILSNIPSQNPDFFNWNKVRVRYCDGASYSGNVKSDIQNGTKLFFRGQRIWEAIMDELLMKGLANAKQAFLTGCSAGGLATLIHCEDFRALLPEEVTVKCLADAGFFLDEMDISRRRFIRSFYDDVVRLQDVGKKFRIASQGWNHLRQRFFAREIIKNINTPLFILNPAYDVWQIQHILAPESSDNQQSWLRCKLNIHNCDSNQIESLQGFRTALLNGLSDFQHNKNGGIFINSCFVHCQTMNGITWRSPNSPKINNKTIAEAVGDWYFNRREVKEIDCAYPCNPTCINLNLMHPFKM from the exons ATGACTGCATTGGGTTCTTCACGTTACATGGAACGCCAAATTTCCTTT TTGGCAATTTTAAGCAACATTCCATCTCAAAATCCTG ATTTCTTTAACTGGAACAAAGTCAGGGTACGATATTGTGATGGTGCATCTTATTCTGGAAATGTTAAAAGTGACATTCAG AATGGAACAAAGCTATTCTTTAGAGGGCAGCGTATTTGGGAAGCAATCATGGATGAACTCTTAATGAAAGGACTTGCAAATGCTAAACAG GCCTTTCTTACAGGGTGCTCTGCTGGTGGTCTAGCTACTCTCATACATTGTGAAGATTTTCGCGCACTTCTGCCTGAGGAGGTCACTGTTAAATGTCTTGCAGATGCCGGCTTTTTTCTTGATGA GATGGATATTTCTAGGAGAAGGTTCATCCGGTCTTTCTATGATGATGTTGTCCGTCTTCAG GATGTAGGAAAGAAATTCAGGATTGCCTCTCAAGGATGGAACCATCTCAGGCAG CGTTTCTTTGCACGTGAGATTATTAAGAACATAAACACCCCACTCTTTATTCTCAACCCAGCTTATGACGTTTGGCAG ATACAGCACATTTTGGCACCAGAGTCATCTGATAATCAACAATCATGGCTAAGATGTAAGCTGAACATTCACAATTGTGATTCCAACCAGATTGAATCCCTTCAAG GATTCAGGACTGCCCTGCTTAATGGCTTGAGTGATTTTCAGCATAACAAGAATGGGGGCATATTTATAAATTCTTGCTTTGTACACTGTCAGACAATGAACGGTATCACATGGCGCTCTCCAAATTCCCCAAAAATTAACAATAAG ACAATTGCAGAAGCAGTGGGAGACTGGTACTTTAATAGAAGGGAAGTGAAGGAAATTGATTGTGCATATCCGTGCAATCCCACATGTATCAATTTGAATCTTATGCATCCTTTCAAGATGTAA
- the LOC120112918 gene encoding pectin acetylesterase 12-like gives MTPGASMAVHRVRLWWWRRGGRDRAIVALGFTALLLALFVTLASWLRVSALAAATQPPAASTDPALVHLTLVRNAKKKGAVCLDGSPPGYHLQRGFGSGKDSWLILLEVLVSCNFPYKDRFFGKLCRLP, from the exons ATGACGCCCGGCGCCTCGATGGCCGTCCACCGAGTTCGCCTCTGGTGGTGGAGGCGAGGCGGCCGAGACCGCGCGATCGTCGCGCTGGGCTTCACTGCCCTCCTCCTCGCCCTCTTCGTCACCCTCGCCTCCTGGCTCCGCGTGAGTGCCCTCGCCGCCGCAACTCAACCGCCCGCTGCCTCCACCGACCCCGCCCTCGTCCATCTCACCCTCGTGCGTAACGCCAAGAAAAAAGGCGCCG TGTGTTTAGATGGAAGTCCTCCTGGGTATCACCTGCAGAGGGGTTTCGGTTCCGGCAAGGACAGTTGGCTTATCCTCTTAGAGGTACTCGTTTCTTGCAATTTTCCCTATAAAGATAGATTCTTTGGCAAATTATGTAGACTGCCGTAG